One window from the genome of Nomascus leucogenys isolate Asia chromosome 12, Asia_NLE_v1, whole genome shotgun sequence encodes:
- the LOC100598194 gene encoding protein misato homolog 1-like isoform X4, with product MIQKYNHDGEAGQLEAFGQGESVLKEPKYQEELEDRRHFCVEECDYLQVATWKRALQGGSSSHPANYLSSLTSAQGFQILCDLHDGFSGVGAKAAELLQDEYSGWGIITWGLLPGPYHRGEAQRNIYRLLNTAFGLVHLTAHSSLVCPLSLGGSLGLRPEPPVNFPYLHYDATLPFHCSAILATALDTVTVPYRLCSSPVSMVHLADMLSFCGKKVVTAGAIIPFPLAPGQSLPDSLMQFGGAAPWTPLSACGEPSGTRCFAQSVVLRGIDRACHTSQLTLGTPPPSALHACTTGEEVLAQYLQQQQPGVMSSSHLLLTPCRVAPPYPHLFSSCSPPAVESVPVFGALCSSSSLHQTLEALARDLTKLDLRRWASFMDAGVEHDDVAELLQELQSLAQCYQDGDSLVD from the exons ATGATTCAGAAGTACAACCACGATGG GGAAGCAGGTCAGCTGGAGGCTTTTGGCCAAGGGGAAAGTGTCCTAAAGGAACCCAAGTACCAGGAAGAGCTGGAGGACAGGCGGCACTTCTGCGTGGAGGAATGTGACTACTTGCAGGTAGCGACGTGGAAACGTGCACTCCAGGGTGGAAGCTCTTCTCATCCTGCTAACTATCTTTCATCACTCACCTCCGCCCAGGGCTTCCAGATCCTGTGTGACCTGCATGATGGCTTCTCTGGGGTAGGCGCGAAGGCAGCAGAGCTGCTACAAGATGAATATTCAGGGTGGGGAATAATAACGTGGGGCCTGCTACCTGGTCCCTACCATCGTGGG GAGGCCCAGAGAAACATCTATCGTCTATTAAACACAGCTTTTGGTCTCGTGCACCTGACTGCTCACAGCTCTCTCGTCTGCCCCTTGTCCTTGGGTGGGAGCCTGGGCCTGCGACCTGAGCCACCTGTCAACTTCCCTTACCTGCATTATGAT GCCACTCTGCCCTTCCACTGCAGTGCCATCCTGGCTACAGCCCTGGACACAGTCACTGTTCCTTATCGCCTTTGCTCCTCTCCAGTTTCCATGGTTCATCTGGCTGACATGCTGAGCTTCTGTGGGAAAAAG gTGGTGACAGCAGGAGCAATCATCCCTTTCCCCTTGGCTCCAGGCCAGTCCCTTCCTGATTCCCTGATGCAGTTTGGAGGAGCCGCCCCATGGACCCCACTGTCTGCATGTGGGGAGCCTTCTGGAACACGTTGCTTTGCCCAGTCAGTGGTGCTGAGGGGTATAGACAGAGCATGCCACACGAG CCAGCTCACCCTGGGGACACCTCCACCCTCCGCCCTTCATGCATGTACCACTGGGGAAGAAGTCTTGGCTCAGTATTTACAACAGCAGCAGCCTGGAGTCATGAG TTCTTCCCATCTGCTGCTGACTCCCTGCAGGGTGGCTCCTCCTTACCCCCACCTCTTCTCAAGCTGCAGTCCACCGG CAGTGGAGAGCGTCCCAGTGTTTGGGGCACTGTGTTCCTCTTCGTCCCTGCACCAGACCCTGGAAGCCTTGGCCAGAGACCTCACCAAACTCGACTTGCGGCGCTGGGCCAGCTTCATGGATGCTGGAGTGGAGCACGATGATGTAGCAGAGCTGCTGCAGGAGCTACAAAGTCTGGCCCAGTGCTACCAGGATGGTGACAGCCTCGTGGACTAA
- the LOC100598194 gene encoding protein misato homolog 1-like isoform X5, with the protein MIQKYNHDGEAGQLEAFGQGESVLKEPKYQEELEDRRHFCVEECDYLQVATWKRALQGGSSSHPANYLSSLTSAQGFQILCDLHDGFSGVGAKAAELLQDEYSGWGIITWGLLPGPYHRGEAQRNIYRLLNTAFGLVHLTAHSSLVCPLSLGGSLGLRPEPPVNFPYLHYDATLPFHCSAILATALDTVTVPYRLCSSPVSMVHLADMLSFCGKKVVTAGAIIPFPLAPGQSLPDSLMQFGGAAPWTPLSACGEPSGTRCFAQSVVLRGIDRACHTSQLTLGTPPPSALHACTTGEEVLAQYLQQQQPGVMSSSHLLLTPCRVAPPYPHLFSSCSPPVESVPVFGALCSSSSLHQTLEALARDLTKLDLRRWASFMDAGVEHDDVAELLQELQSLAQCYQDGDSLVD; encoded by the exons ATGATTCAGAAGTACAACCACGATGG GGAAGCAGGTCAGCTGGAGGCTTTTGGCCAAGGGGAAAGTGTCCTAAAGGAACCCAAGTACCAGGAAGAGCTGGAGGACAGGCGGCACTTCTGCGTGGAGGAATGTGACTACTTGCAGGTAGCGACGTGGAAACGTGCACTCCAGGGTGGAAGCTCTTCTCATCCTGCTAACTATCTTTCATCACTCACCTCCGCCCAGGGCTTCCAGATCCTGTGTGACCTGCATGATGGCTTCTCTGGGGTAGGCGCGAAGGCAGCAGAGCTGCTACAAGATGAATATTCAGGGTGGGGAATAATAACGTGGGGCCTGCTACCTGGTCCCTACCATCGTGGG GAGGCCCAGAGAAACATCTATCGTCTATTAAACACAGCTTTTGGTCTCGTGCACCTGACTGCTCACAGCTCTCTCGTCTGCCCCTTGTCCTTGGGTGGGAGCCTGGGCCTGCGACCTGAGCCACCTGTCAACTTCCCTTACCTGCATTATGAT GCCACTCTGCCCTTCCACTGCAGTGCCATCCTGGCTACAGCCCTGGACACAGTCACTGTTCCTTATCGCCTTTGCTCCTCTCCAGTTTCCATGGTTCATCTGGCTGACATGCTGAGCTTCTGTGGGAAAAAG gTGGTGACAGCAGGAGCAATCATCCCTTTCCCCTTGGCTCCAGGCCAGTCCCTTCCTGATTCCCTGATGCAGTTTGGAGGAGCCGCCCCATGGACCCCACTGTCTGCATGTGGGGAGCCTTCTGGAACACGTTGCTTTGCCCAGTCAGTGGTGCTGAGGGGTATAGACAGAGCATGCCACACGAG CCAGCTCACCCTGGGGACACCTCCACCCTCCGCCCTTCATGCATGTACCACTGGGGAAGAAGTCTTGGCTCAGTATTTACAACAGCAGCAGCCTGGAGTCATGAG TTCTTCCCATCTGCTGCTGACTCCCTGCAGGGTGGCTCCTCCTTACCCCCACCTCTTCTCAAGCTGCAGTCCACCGG TGGAGAGCGTCCCAGTGTTTGGGGCACTGTGTTCCTCTTCGTCCCTGCACCAGACCCTGGAAGCCTTGGCCAGAGACCTCACCAAACTCGACTTGCGGCGCTGGGCCAGCTTCATGGATGCTGGAGTGGAGCACGATGATGTAGCAGAGCTGCTGCAGGAGCTACAAAGTCTGGCCCAGTGCTACCAGGATGGTGACAGCCTCGTGGACTAA
- the LOC100598194 gene encoding protein misato homolog 1-like isoform X1, translating into MIQKYNHDGEAGQLEAFGQGESVLKEPKYQEELEDRRHFCVEECDYLQVATWKRALQGGSSSHPANYLSSLTSAQGFQILCDLHDGFSGVGAKAAELLQDEYSGWGIITWGLLPGPYHRGEAQRNIYRLLNTAFGLVHLTAHSSLVCPLSLGGSLGLRPEPPVNFPYLHYDATLPFHCSAILATALDTVTVPYRLCSSPVSMVHLADMLSFCGKKVVTAGAIIPFPLAPGQSLPDSLMQFGGAAPWTPLSACGEPSGTRCFAQSVVLRGIDRACHTSQLTLGTPPPSALHACTTGEEVLAQYLQQQQPGVMSSSHLLLTPCRVAPPYPHLFSSCSPPGMVLDGSPKGAAVESVPVFGALCSSSSLHQTLEALARDLTKLDLRRWASFMDAGVEHDDVAELLQELQSLAQCYQDGDSLVD; encoded by the exons ATGATTCAGAAGTACAACCACGATGG GGAAGCAGGTCAGCTGGAGGCTTTTGGCCAAGGGGAAAGTGTCCTAAAGGAACCCAAGTACCAGGAAGAGCTGGAGGACAGGCGGCACTTCTGCGTGGAGGAATGTGACTACTTGCAGGTAGCGACGTGGAAACGTGCACTCCAGGGTGGAAGCTCTTCTCATCCTGCTAACTATCTTTCATCACTCACCTCCGCCCAGGGCTTCCAGATCCTGTGTGACCTGCATGATGGCTTCTCTGGGGTAGGCGCGAAGGCAGCAGAGCTGCTACAAGATGAATATTCAGGGTGGGGAATAATAACGTGGGGCCTGCTACCTGGTCCCTACCATCGTGGG GAGGCCCAGAGAAACATCTATCGTCTATTAAACACAGCTTTTGGTCTCGTGCACCTGACTGCTCACAGCTCTCTCGTCTGCCCCTTGTCCTTGGGTGGGAGCCTGGGCCTGCGACCTGAGCCACCTGTCAACTTCCCTTACCTGCATTATGAT GCCACTCTGCCCTTCCACTGCAGTGCCATCCTGGCTACAGCCCTGGACACAGTCACTGTTCCTTATCGCCTTTGCTCCTCTCCAGTTTCCATGGTTCATCTGGCTGACATGCTGAGCTTCTGTGGGAAAAAG gTGGTGACAGCAGGAGCAATCATCCCTTTCCCCTTGGCTCCAGGCCAGTCCCTTCCTGATTCCCTGATGCAGTTTGGAGGAGCCGCCCCATGGACCCCACTGTCTGCATGTGGGGAGCCTTCTGGAACACGTTGCTTTGCCCAGTCAGTGGTGCTGAGGGGTATAGACAGAGCATGCCACACGAG CCAGCTCACCCTGGGGACACCTCCACCCTCCGCCCTTCATGCATGTACCACTGGGGAAGAAGTCTTGGCTCAGTATTTACAACAGCAGCAGCCTGGAGTCATGAG TTCTTCCCATCTGCTGCTGACTCCCTGCAGGGTGGCTCCTCCTTACCCCCACCTCTTCTCAAGCTGCAGTCCACCGGGTATGGTTCTGGATGGTTCCCCCAAGGGAGCAG CAGTGGAGAGCGTCCCAGTGTTTGGGGCACTGTGTTCCTCTTCGTCCCTGCACCAGACCCTGGAAGCCTTGGCCAGAGACCTCACCAAACTCGACTTGCGGCGCTGGGCCAGCTTCATGGATGCTGGAGTGGAGCACGATGATGTAGCAGAGCTGCTGCAGGAGCTACAAAGTCTGGCCCAGTGCTACCAGGATGGTGACAGCCTCGTGGACTAA
- the LOC100598194 gene encoding protein misato homolog 1-like isoform X3, with protein MAGQLEAFGQGESVLKEPKYQEELEDRRHFCVEECDYLQVATWKRALQGGSSSHPANYLSSLTSAQGFQILCDLHDGFSGVGAKAAELLQDEYSGWGIITWGLLPGPYHRGEAQRNIYRLLNTAFGLVHLTAHSSLVCPLSLGGSLGLRPEPPVNFPYLHYDATLPFHCSAILATALDTVTVPYRLCSSPVSMVHLADMLSFCGKKVVTAGAIIPFPLAPGQSLPDSLMQFGGAAPWTPLSACGEPSGTRCFAQSVVLRGIDRACHTSQLTLGTPPPSALHACTTGEEVLAQYLQQQQPGVMSSSHLLLTPCRVAPPYPHLFSSCSPPGMVLDGSPKGAAVESVPVFGALCSSSSLHQTLEALARDLTKLDLRRWASFMDAGVEHDDVAELLQELQSLAQCYQDGDSLVD; from the exons ATGG CAGGTCAGCTGGAGGCTTTTGGCCAAGGGGAAAGTGTCCTAAAGGAACCCAAGTACCAGGAAGAGCTGGAGGACAGGCGGCACTTCTGCGTGGAGGAATGTGACTACTTGCAGGTAGCGACGTGGAAACGTGCACTCCAGGGTGGAAGCTCTTCTCATCCTGCTAACTATCTTTCATCACTCACCTCCGCCCAGGGCTTCCAGATCCTGTGTGACCTGCATGATGGCTTCTCTGGGGTAGGCGCGAAGGCAGCAGAGCTGCTACAAGATGAATATTCAGGGTGGGGAATAATAACGTGGGGCCTGCTACCTGGTCCCTACCATCGTGGG GAGGCCCAGAGAAACATCTATCGTCTATTAAACACAGCTTTTGGTCTCGTGCACCTGACTGCTCACAGCTCTCTCGTCTGCCCCTTGTCCTTGGGTGGGAGCCTGGGCCTGCGACCTGAGCCACCTGTCAACTTCCCTTACCTGCATTATGAT GCCACTCTGCCCTTCCACTGCAGTGCCATCCTGGCTACAGCCCTGGACACAGTCACTGTTCCTTATCGCCTTTGCTCCTCTCCAGTTTCCATGGTTCATCTGGCTGACATGCTGAGCTTCTGTGGGAAAAAG gTGGTGACAGCAGGAGCAATCATCCCTTTCCCCTTGGCTCCAGGCCAGTCCCTTCCTGATTCCCTGATGCAGTTTGGAGGAGCCGCCCCATGGACCCCACTGTCTGCATGTGGGGAGCCTTCTGGAACACGTTGCTTTGCCCAGTCAGTGGTGCTGAGGGGTATAGACAGAGCATGCCACACGAG CCAGCTCACCCTGGGGACACCTCCACCCTCCGCCCTTCATGCATGTACCACTGGGGAAGAAGTCTTGGCTCAGTATTTACAACAGCAGCAGCCTGGAGTCATGAG TTCTTCCCATCTGCTGCTGACTCCCTGCAGGGTGGCTCCTCCTTACCCCCACCTCTTCTCAAGCTGCAGTCCACCGGGTATGGTTCTGGATGGTTCCCCCAAGGGAGCAG CAGTGGAGAGCGTCCCAGTGTTTGGGGCACTGTGTTCCTCTTCGTCCCTGCACCAGACCCTGGAAGCCTTGGCCAGAGACCTCACCAAACTCGACTTGCGGCGCTGGGCCAGCTTCATGGATGCTGGAGTGGAGCACGATGATGTAGCAGAGCTGCTGCAGGAGCTACAAAGTCTGGCCCAGTGCTACCAGGATGGTGACAGCCTCGTGGACTAA
- the LOC100598194 gene encoding protein misato homolog 1-like isoform X2, with protein MIQKYNHDGEAGQLEAFGQGESVLKEPKYQEELEDRRHFCVEECDYLQVATWKRALQGGSSSHPANYLSSLTSAQGFQILCDLHDGFSGVGAKAAELLQDEYSGWGIITWGLLPGPYHRGEAQRNIYRLLNTAFGLVHLTAHSSLVCPLSLGGSLGLRPEPPVNFPYLHYDATLPFHCSAILATALDTVTVPYRLCSSPVSMVHLADMLSFCGKKVVTAGAIIPFPLAPGQSLPDSLMQFGGAAPWTPLSACGEPSGTRCFAQSVVLRGIDRACHTSQLTLGTPPPSALHACTTGEEVLAQYLQQQQPGVMSSSHLLLTPCRVAPPYPHLFSSCSPPGMVLDGSPKGAVESVPVFGALCSSSSLHQTLEALARDLTKLDLRRWASFMDAGVEHDDVAELLQELQSLAQCYQDGDSLVD; from the exons ATGATTCAGAAGTACAACCACGATGG GGAAGCAGGTCAGCTGGAGGCTTTTGGCCAAGGGGAAAGTGTCCTAAAGGAACCCAAGTACCAGGAAGAGCTGGAGGACAGGCGGCACTTCTGCGTGGAGGAATGTGACTACTTGCAGGTAGCGACGTGGAAACGTGCACTCCAGGGTGGAAGCTCTTCTCATCCTGCTAACTATCTTTCATCACTCACCTCCGCCCAGGGCTTCCAGATCCTGTGTGACCTGCATGATGGCTTCTCTGGGGTAGGCGCGAAGGCAGCAGAGCTGCTACAAGATGAATATTCAGGGTGGGGAATAATAACGTGGGGCCTGCTACCTGGTCCCTACCATCGTGGG GAGGCCCAGAGAAACATCTATCGTCTATTAAACACAGCTTTTGGTCTCGTGCACCTGACTGCTCACAGCTCTCTCGTCTGCCCCTTGTCCTTGGGTGGGAGCCTGGGCCTGCGACCTGAGCCACCTGTCAACTTCCCTTACCTGCATTATGAT GCCACTCTGCCCTTCCACTGCAGTGCCATCCTGGCTACAGCCCTGGACACAGTCACTGTTCCTTATCGCCTTTGCTCCTCTCCAGTTTCCATGGTTCATCTGGCTGACATGCTGAGCTTCTGTGGGAAAAAG gTGGTGACAGCAGGAGCAATCATCCCTTTCCCCTTGGCTCCAGGCCAGTCCCTTCCTGATTCCCTGATGCAGTTTGGAGGAGCCGCCCCATGGACCCCACTGTCTGCATGTGGGGAGCCTTCTGGAACACGTTGCTTTGCCCAGTCAGTGGTGCTGAGGGGTATAGACAGAGCATGCCACACGAG CCAGCTCACCCTGGGGACACCTCCACCCTCCGCCCTTCATGCATGTACCACTGGGGAAGAAGTCTTGGCTCAGTATTTACAACAGCAGCAGCCTGGAGTCATGAG TTCTTCCCATCTGCTGCTGACTCCCTGCAGGGTGGCTCCTCCTTACCCCCACCTCTTCTCAAGCTGCAGTCCACCGGGTATGGTTCTGGATGGTTCCCCCAAGGGAGCAG TGGAGAGCGTCCCAGTGTTTGGGGCACTGTGTTCCTCTTCGTCCCTGCACCAGACCCTGGAAGCCTTGGCCAGAGACCTCACCAAACTCGACTTGCGGCGCTGGGCCAGCTTCATGGATGCTGGAGTGGAGCACGATGATGTAGCAGAGCTGCTGCAGGAGCTACAAAGTCTGGCCCAGTGCTACCAGGATGGTGACAGCCTCGTGGACTAA
- the LOC100598194 gene encoding protein misato homolog 1-like isoform X6: MIQKYNHDGEAGQLEAFGQGESVLKEPKYQEELEDRRHFCVEECDYLQVATWKRALQGGSSSHPANYLSSLTSAQGFQILCDLHDGFSGEAQRNIYRLLNTAFGLVHLTAHSSLVCPLSLGGSLGLRPEPPVNFPYLHYDATLPFHCSAILATALDTVTVPYRLCSSPVSMVHLADMLSFCGKKVVTAGAIIPFPLAPGQSLPDSLMQFGGAAPWTPLSACGEPSGTRCFAQSVVLRGIDRACHTSQLTLGTPPPSALHACTTGEEVLAQYLQQQQPGVMSSSHLLLTPCRVAPPYPHLFSSCSPPGMVLDGSPKGAAVESVPVFGALCSSSSLHQTLEALARDLTKLDLRRWASFMDAGVEHDDVAELLQELQSLAQCYQDGDSLVD; encoded by the exons ATGATTCAGAAGTACAACCACGATGG GGAAGCAGGTCAGCTGGAGGCTTTTGGCCAAGGGGAAAGTGTCCTAAAGGAACCCAAGTACCAGGAAGAGCTGGAGGACAGGCGGCACTTCTGCGTGGAGGAATGTGACTACTTGCAGGTAGCGACGTGGAAACGTGCACTCCAGGGTGGAAGCTCTTCTCATCCTGCTAACTATCTTTCATCACTCACCTCCGCCCAGGGCTTCCAGATCCTGTGTGACCTGCATGATGGCTTCTCTGGG GAGGCCCAGAGAAACATCTATCGTCTATTAAACACAGCTTTTGGTCTCGTGCACCTGACTGCTCACAGCTCTCTCGTCTGCCCCTTGTCCTTGGGTGGGAGCCTGGGCCTGCGACCTGAGCCACCTGTCAACTTCCCTTACCTGCATTATGAT GCCACTCTGCCCTTCCACTGCAGTGCCATCCTGGCTACAGCCCTGGACACAGTCACTGTTCCTTATCGCCTTTGCTCCTCTCCAGTTTCCATGGTTCATCTGGCTGACATGCTGAGCTTCTGTGGGAAAAAG gTGGTGACAGCAGGAGCAATCATCCCTTTCCCCTTGGCTCCAGGCCAGTCCCTTCCTGATTCCCTGATGCAGTTTGGAGGAGCCGCCCCATGGACCCCACTGTCTGCATGTGGGGAGCCTTCTGGAACACGTTGCTTTGCCCAGTCAGTGGTGCTGAGGGGTATAGACAGAGCATGCCACACGAG CCAGCTCACCCTGGGGACACCTCCACCCTCCGCCCTTCATGCATGTACCACTGGGGAAGAAGTCTTGGCTCAGTATTTACAACAGCAGCAGCCTGGAGTCATGAG TTCTTCCCATCTGCTGCTGACTCCCTGCAGGGTGGCTCCTCCTTACCCCCACCTCTTCTCAAGCTGCAGTCCACCGGGTATGGTTCTGGATGGTTCCCCCAAGGGAGCAG CAGTGGAGAGCGTCCCAGTGTTTGGGGCACTGTGTTCCTCTTCGTCCCTGCACCAGACCCTGGAAGCCTTGGCCAGAGACCTCACCAAACTCGACTTGCGGCGCTGGGCCAGCTTCATGGATGCTGGAGTGGAGCACGATGATGTAGCAGAGCTGCTGCAGGAGCTACAAAGTCTGGCCCAGTGCTACCAGGATGGTGACAGCCTCGTGGACTAA
- the LOC100598194 gene encoding protein misato homolog 1-like isoform X8, whose amino-acid sequence MIQKYNHDGEAGQLEAFGQGESVLKEPKYQEELEDRRHFCVEECDYLQVATWKRALQGGSSSHPANYLSSLTSAQGFQILCDLHDGFSGVGAKAAELLQDEYSGWGIITWGLLPGPYHRGEAQRNIYRLLNTAFGLVHLTAHSSLVCPLSLGGSLGLRPEPPVNFPYLHYDATLPFHCSAILATALDTVTVPYRLCSSPVSMVHLADMLSFCGKKVVTAGAIIPFPLAPGQSLPDSLMQFGGAAPWTPLSACGEPSGTRCFAQSVVLRGIDRACHTSHRLIVVWALFWQPAHPGDTSTLRPSCMYHWGRSLGSVFTTAAAWSHEFFPSAADSLQGGSSLPPPLLKLQSTGYGSGWFPQGSSGERPSVWGTVFLFVPAPDPGSLGQRPHQTRLAALGQLHGCWSGAR is encoded by the exons ATGATTCAGAAGTACAACCACGATGG GGAAGCAGGTCAGCTGGAGGCTTTTGGCCAAGGGGAAAGTGTCCTAAAGGAACCCAAGTACCAGGAAGAGCTGGAGGACAGGCGGCACTTCTGCGTGGAGGAATGTGACTACTTGCAGGTAGCGACGTGGAAACGTGCACTCCAGGGTGGAAGCTCTTCTCATCCTGCTAACTATCTTTCATCACTCACCTCCGCCCAGGGCTTCCAGATCCTGTGTGACCTGCATGATGGCTTCTCTGGGGTAGGCGCGAAGGCAGCAGAGCTGCTACAAGATGAATATTCAGGGTGGGGAATAATAACGTGGGGCCTGCTACCTGGTCCCTACCATCGTGGG GAGGCCCAGAGAAACATCTATCGTCTATTAAACACAGCTTTTGGTCTCGTGCACCTGACTGCTCACAGCTCTCTCGTCTGCCCCTTGTCCTTGGGTGGGAGCCTGGGCCTGCGACCTGAGCCACCTGTCAACTTCCCTTACCTGCATTATGAT GCCACTCTGCCCTTCCACTGCAGTGCCATCCTGGCTACAGCCCTGGACACAGTCACTGTTCCTTATCGCCTTTGCTCCTCTCCAGTTTCCATGGTTCATCTGGCTGACATGCTGAGCTTCTGTGGGAAAAAG gTGGTGACAGCAGGAGCAATCATCCCTTTCCCCTTGGCTCCAGGCCAGTCCCTTCCTGATTCCCTGATGCAGTTTGGAGGAGCCGCCCCATGGACCCCACTGTCTGCATGTGGGGAGCCTTCTGGAACACGTTGCTTTGCCCAGTCAGTGGTGCTGAGGGGTATAGACAGAGCATGCCACACGA GCCACAGACTAATAGTGGTTTGGGCTTTGTTCTGGCAGCCAGCTCACCCTGGGGACACCTCCACCCTCCGCCCTTCATGCATGTACCACTGGGGAAGAAGTCTTGGCTCAGTATTTACAACAGCAGCAGCCTGGAGTCATGAG TTCTTCCCATCTGCTGCTGACTCCCTGCAGGGTGGCTCCTCCTTACCCCCACCTCTTCTCAAGCTGCAGTCCACCGGGTATGGTTCTGGATGGTTCCCCCAAGGGAGCAG TGGAGAGCGTCCCAGTGTTTGGGGCACTGTGTTCCTCTTCGTCCCTGCACCAGACCCTGGAAGCCTTGGCCAGAGACCTCACCAAACTCGACTTGCGGCGCTGGGCCAGCTTCATGGATGCTGGAGTGGAGCACGATGA
- the LOC100598194 gene encoding protein misato homolog 1-like isoform X7 has product MIQKYNHDGEAGQLEAFGQGESVLKEPKYQEELEDRRHFCVEECDYLQVATWKRALQGGSSSHPANYLSSLTSAQGFQILCDLHDGFSGVGAKAAELLQDEYSGWGIITWGLLPGPYHRGEAQRNIYRLLNTAFGLVHLTAHSSLVCPLSLGGSLGLRPEPPVNFPYLHYDATLPFHCSAILATALDTVTVPYRLCSSPVSMVHLADMLSFCGKKVVTAGAIIPFPLAPGQSLPDSLMQFGGAAPWTPLSACGEPSGTRCFAQSVVLRGIDRACHTSHRLIVVWALFWQPAHPGDTSTLRPSCMYHWGRSLGSVFTTAAAWSHEFFPSAADSLQGGSSLPPPLLKLQSTGYGSGWFPQGSSSGERPSVWGTVFLFVPAPDPGSLGQRPHQTRLAALGQLHGCWSGAR; this is encoded by the exons ATGATTCAGAAGTACAACCACGATGG GGAAGCAGGTCAGCTGGAGGCTTTTGGCCAAGGGGAAAGTGTCCTAAAGGAACCCAAGTACCAGGAAGAGCTGGAGGACAGGCGGCACTTCTGCGTGGAGGAATGTGACTACTTGCAGGTAGCGACGTGGAAACGTGCACTCCAGGGTGGAAGCTCTTCTCATCCTGCTAACTATCTTTCATCACTCACCTCCGCCCAGGGCTTCCAGATCCTGTGTGACCTGCATGATGGCTTCTCTGGGGTAGGCGCGAAGGCAGCAGAGCTGCTACAAGATGAATATTCAGGGTGGGGAATAATAACGTGGGGCCTGCTACCTGGTCCCTACCATCGTGGG GAGGCCCAGAGAAACATCTATCGTCTATTAAACACAGCTTTTGGTCTCGTGCACCTGACTGCTCACAGCTCTCTCGTCTGCCCCTTGTCCTTGGGTGGGAGCCTGGGCCTGCGACCTGAGCCACCTGTCAACTTCCCTTACCTGCATTATGAT GCCACTCTGCCCTTCCACTGCAGTGCCATCCTGGCTACAGCCCTGGACACAGTCACTGTTCCTTATCGCCTTTGCTCCTCTCCAGTTTCCATGGTTCATCTGGCTGACATGCTGAGCTTCTGTGGGAAAAAG gTGGTGACAGCAGGAGCAATCATCCCTTTCCCCTTGGCTCCAGGCCAGTCCCTTCCTGATTCCCTGATGCAGTTTGGAGGAGCCGCCCCATGGACCCCACTGTCTGCATGTGGGGAGCCTTCTGGAACACGTTGCTTTGCCCAGTCAGTGGTGCTGAGGGGTATAGACAGAGCATGCCACACGA GCCACAGACTAATAGTGGTTTGGGCTTTGTTCTGGCAGCCAGCTCACCCTGGGGACACCTCCACCCTCCGCCCTTCATGCATGTACCACTGGGGAAGAAGTCTTGGCTCAGTATTTACAACAGCAGCAGCCTGGAGTCATGAG TTCTTCCCATCTGCTGCTGACTCCCTGCAGGGTGGCTCCTCCTTACCCCCACCTCTTCTCAAGCTGCAGTCCACCGGGTATGGTTCTGGATGGTTCCCCCAAGGGAGCAG CAGTGGAGAGCGTCCCAGTGTTTGGGGCACTGTGTTCCTCTTCGTCCCTGCACCAGACCCTGGAAGCCTTGGCCAGAGACCTCACCAAACTCGACTTGCGGCGCTGGGCCAGCTTCATGGATGCTGGAGTGGAGCACGATGA